One Ostrea edulis chromosome 2, xbOstEdul1.1, whole genome shotgun sequence genomic region harbors:
- the LOC125680794 gene encoding ubiquitin-conjugating enzyme E2 G2 — MAGSALKRLMAEYKQLTLNPPEGIIAGPLDEENFFEWEAYIMGPEGTCFEGGVFPSRLTFPPDYPLSPPKMKFTCDLFHPNIYPDGRVCISILHAPGDDPMGYETSAERWSPVQSVEKILLSVVSMLAEPNDESAANVDAAKTWRDNQEKFTEIAHRTVRQSLGL, encoded by the exons ATGGCAGGCTCAGCATTGAAAAGGTTGATGGCAGAGTATAAAC AGCTTACACTAAATCCACCCGAGGGAATAATTGCTGGTCCATTAGATGAAGAAAATTTCTTTGAGTGGGAAGCATATATAAT GGGCCCTGAAGGTACTTGTTTTGAAGGTGGTGTGTTTCCTTCACGTCTTACGTTTCCACCAGATTATCCACTGAGTCccccaaaaatgaaatttacttgTGATTTATTTCACCCAAACA TATATCCAGATGGAAGGGTTTGCATCTCTATTCTTCATGCACCTGGAGATGACCCAATGGGATATGAAACCAGCGCTGAACGATGGAGCCCGGTTCAGAGTGTAGAGAAAATCCTTCTCTCGGTAGTCAGTATGCTAGCAG AACCTAATGATGAAAGTGCTGCAAATGTAGATGCAGCAAAAACATGGAGAGATAACCAAGAAAAATTCACAGAAATAGCCCACAGAACAGTCCGTCAGTCACTGGGGTTATAg